Within the Miscanthus floridulus cultivar M001 chromosome 2, ASM1932011v1, whole genome shotgun sequence genome, the region AATCATGTGATAAATTTTCATAGTGCATCTATTTGGAGAGATAAATGTTTTTTAAAAACTTAgtcagggtttatattggttgacCCCTTAGAAATGACAAAATGCACTCGTTTCGTGTTGGAGGGAGTATTTTGAGAAACAGAGACATATATGGTTTCTGAGTTCGTAGTGGACATCTGGATGAGtgaaaaaacaaaatcaaaatgtaTACAGTACTTGTTTTCCCATCACAATGCAAACCTCAGCACTGCTTGTATCAGCATTTATACAGGTTGGTTTATCCATATATAATATTAAATGAAAATGAAAACATGTTAAAATCGCTCTGACTGTGAGACTGAGGCCCTGTTTGGCAGGGtttctccaccggcttcaggagtCGTTTGGAGCCGTTTTTTGCCAAacagggtaaagtaaaatagcttcactggtgaagcccctaaaaacatgctctcacagtgatttgagGTGGGATGGAGCTAAAAAAATGGCTTCTCCCGACTTCTCCTCCAGGCCTccaaaacatgctctcacagggaagccattttgccaaatggtttaccaaaaccgcttcagcgcTCCACTGGTGAAGCTGTTCGTGGAGCTTGGaaaaaaaaatagcttcactGGTAAAGGAAAGCTCTGCCAAACAGGGTCTGAGTGTAAACAGAGCGGAGCGGATATGCTCTCTCTGGGCCTCTGACCTTCCACGCGGCCTTTTGGCCCAAACAATAACAAACCAGGCCGGGCTGCCACTTGCCAGATACGACGGCGCCACCCAAACCGCGGCGCAGGTCCGGCCGTCCGGGAAACCCGCTCGGTTTGCACGGTTTCCCACGTCGGCCATCCGAATCCGAACCGAAAAGCCAAGCGGCGTCGCTGTTGCTTCGGCTGGGAAGTGGGAATGGGAATGGATGAGTGCAAGCGGAGCACGGCAAGTCGGCAGGCAACTTGCCCCGCGAGTCAGTCACGTGCCGAGCGCCACCTCCACCCTCCGGAGTCCAGAAGCCTCTGCCGCCCTCCCACTGGCCGGCGGGCCCCGCGGATGCGGACGGGTCCAGCCAATGGGGCGTCGGCAACTGATCGGATCGCACCGGCGCGTCGTGTCCACTACCTCCGCGCCGCCCCGGGGCCCACCACGCCCGCTCCCAGCCGCTAGTTAGTAACCAACCCCGCCGCGGATACGCGCCAAAGCCAAAcaatttctttccttttttttttctcctccttcttctctGAAAAAAATTCCTTCTGGTAATTTCGGTGCTCAAGACGCCCATCTCTCCTCTCATCGTCTCTCTCATCCATCCTGTGCCAAAACAAAACGAAAAAAtactcctcctcctgctgctgctagagcgataagaaaacaaagaaaagaaaaagaaaggagggtAATCTCAGGAACCATCTAGAGACAGCGAGCGGCCCGTGGAGCGGAGCGAGCAAGCCTActgcgccggcggcggcgtcctccCGAAGCAGAAGCGGTTAAGATCCATCCATCCCGTTCTTGAGTTCTTCTCTCCCCCTTTATTTGCTCGTTTCCTGGACGCGAATTCGGGCGTCGGCTTTGAGGTGGCCCCCGGTGCTGTTCTTGCGCCTTTTGTGTGGTGGGGCTGCGAGTTTTTGAGTTCCCCTCTGTTCTTGGGTCTTAAGAGGCGTTTTCTTTTTTTCCCCTTTCTTTTCTGGTGGTTCTGTGTTCGCTACCTTCTGTTTGATTGGTGTTTGGTGTCCTTGTGGCGATTCTTCATTCTCTCTGTGTCTgaagggtggggggggggggggggattggaTCTTTGGTGAAGTTGCTACTACTGTCTGCTGACTTTTTCCTACTGGTGATTTTCTTTGCTTTTGCAGGTTCTGATCCACAGCTCTCGATTCCGGAAGGTGAGAACATGTCCATTCAACTCCCCTGTTTCTTTGTTCTTTCTTGTATAGTTCTACTAGGTCCTTTTGGTGAGATGTATGCATCACTAGTTTTCCATCTTTTCTTGCACTGTTTGATCTGACCccaaggcaggcaggcaggcaactGAACATGGCTGTAGTAGTTTTGTTTAGAATAATTACTGTTGTAGCGACCTGTCTCGGAATATGATTGTTTGTTTAGTTTACAGTTTCTTTCATTTTTTCGGGTAATTCATCTCATTTTCTCTCCTTCTGGTTTGTAGGAGTTGGTCAAGAACTGGGGATCCTGAGTTGAATATGATATCAAATCCGGTGGACTGGTATAGTTTCGGACCCGGATAGAATTTGCAGGGATGCCAGATTGGAGGGTGCGTGAGGTAATCTCTGTTTCATGAATTCCTCCTCTTTTTCTGCCAAAAGTTTCATGAATTTCTTGTTGGACAATTGGACATAGCATCTGCATTTGATACAAGAGATTCTTGACGGACAACTGGACATAGCAATCTCACTACTTTTTTTAGCCACTGCATTTGATACATTAGGTTATAACCAATGATGTGGAATGTATTTGTTTGCAACTTAGGAAAAAAAGAAACAATTTAGAAATACCAGTGTCCTTAGATTTAGTGGATGATACCCAAGTTTTTCTAGGCGCTAGGTGAAATCTAGGCGATGACCCCTAGCCTAGCGACTAGTCcagcctaggctagcctaggcgtTTTGCTAGGCGTTTTGCCAATTTagtataatatataatatatatagcataatatatatatttatatagcaGAAATCATGAATAATTTAGATAGACATACCTTAGGTCCTTAGTCCTCACTTGTAGTTGATACAGAATAACAGAAGTGATGTTCCTTACTTGTAGTTGATGCAACAATCAACAAAttacaaacatacacatgcaatcAAAGCAATCAGCCAATCAGTATATGCAATCAGATTTCAGATTTCAGAAATCAAAGCAATCAGTATGCCTGTAGGCTGTAGCAATAAACCACGTTTTCCTAGACGGTAAACGGTAAACGGGCGGTGACCCTCCGTTTAGCGTTTAGACTGTGTAGACGCCGTTTAGACGGCGTCTAAACGGATTAAACGGTTTTGTTACTGTAGCAAGGTTTCAACAGTTttgtatatataattatatatagatGTCAATTTTACATGTAAGATACCTTGCATAATTCCATAAGTCACAGAACATGTACAAAACATGAGAAGGGAAAAGAACATGAGTCACAGAACTGCACATACCTTGCATAATTTGAGTTTCTGAACTTGCATAACTCCATGTCCACTCCTTTGACTCGATATAATCTATGCACATATAGGAGAAAATAAGTACTGTGACATGCAAACTAATTCGAAGTAAATGGAATCAGAGCAAGATTGATGCAATTCATGGTGCTAATTCGAAGTAAATGGAATCAGAGCAAGATTGATGCAATTCATGGTGCTAATTCGAAGTAAATGGAATCAGAGCAAGATTGAATCATAACAGAGCAAGATTGATGCATAACAGAGCATAACAGAGCATAACAGAGCAAGATTGATGCATAACAGGGAATCAGAGCATAAGCATAACAGAGCAAGATTGAGAGCAAGATTGAAGTACTTAATCGAGCTAATCAGGAACAACAAGTAAATGGAAGAACGGACAGAGCAGTACCTGGGATTGGGAGGCAGTTCGGTCGGAGGAGGCGTCAAGgctggagctgctgctgctcggaGGCGGCGTCAAGGCTGGAGCTGTTGCTGCTCTGAGGAGGCGTCACggctggaggagctgctgctcgGAGGCGGCGTCACGTGCGCAGGACGGAGGCGCGACGCGCGCAGGACGGAGCCGCGACGCCCGCGCAGCTGGAAGTTGGCCTCGTCGCCGGGCGCTGGTCGACGCGCGTGCAGAGGAGGGAGCCGCGACGCGAGCGCAGCTGCAGGTCGGCCTCGTCGCCGGCGCGCTGGGACGCGCGTGCGCGAGAGCTGGCGGCGGCGTGCGTACGAGCTGAGCAGAACGGGGAAATTTCCTCTCAACCCTAGCCTCCGGTACTTGTACCCGGTCCAAAACTTGTCGAGGAGCCCGCCAAGGCGCCAACTCTTCCCGCCTGCTGCTCCCGCCCCGTTCCTCTTCCCGCCTCCCGCTGCTGCTCCCGCGCATCGATTTGGGCCGCGGCCATCACCTAAATGCCCGTTTATTCCCGTTCCAGGCGTCCATTCCCGTTTCCCTGCCGTCCGTTTAGCCCGTCTTCAACGTTTATTCCTGTTTTTGACCGTCTAAACGGGAAAGCCGTTTAACTGTCCGCCCAGGCCCTAAACTTCACGGCACCCTGTCGTTTACCATCTAAACGCGTTTAGACGGCCGTTTAAAACCGTTTAGGAAAACGTGGGCAATAAACCAATCTGAGTTTCAGAACATGCAATCAGATTTCAGAACAAGCAATCAGATATAATGATATATACATGCACTACTACAGCAATTCACAGATTCATACTTCAGATTTCAGaaacagaggagaggagagcagcaGGGAAACAGAGCAGAGCAGTTCaagggagcagagcagagcaggggaGGACATACCTTCGGCTTCGGGCGTCGGCCTTGGGGGCTGGGGTCCGCCTGAGGGAGATGACCGCCGGGGAGGGTACTGGGCGGCGGGGAGTTGGCCGGCGGGGAGGCCCTTCGAGGCTTCGATGCGGGGAGGAGGACGAGCTGGGCGGAGACCGGGGAGgagtggaggaggacgaggtcggAGCGGACTGGCGGGCGGGGAGGAGCGTCGGCGCCGGCGGAAGCTGCTTCCCGGCGGAGAGGAGCGTCGCCTGGCAGCGGATTAGCGTCGCGCGCGGCTTCGGTACCCATACGCGGCCTTATCCGTCGCGCGCGCGCAGCAATTTCCCCCCGGCGCCAACCTTTCCCGCGCGCGCGCTCGCCGGCCGCCGCGTAATATTTTGCGCGCGCTGGGAAACCCGGGCCGACTCGAGTCGATTCCGCGCCGCCTAGGGCTTCTGGGCGCCGCCGAGTCGCGCGGAGGCACCGCCTAGGCGCTCCCGTCGACTTGAGGGGCGACTACCCCCCTAGTCCAGGCGCCGGGCTGTAGCCTAGCGACTAGGCGCGACTAGGCGCGTCGTAGTCGTCGACTTTCAAAACTTGGGATGATACGATGTGGAAAAATCTGGAAGAACAATAGGTCAGTGTGTGTGAGGATAATTTTATTCAATTCCATATAACCTGCATAGGTGTACAGGTTAATAAATCAGCCCGCCAGGATTTGGGACTCTGTATATAAGGTTCTTGGTACAATATACATGTTTATTCTCATTGATGAATTGCGCTTGCCACCCATAATAGATCCACAATTGTTTTTGCTCCGGATATATGAGTGGGGGTTTAGTGGGCTAGCCCCTCATACGTGAAAGTGCCTAGTGTCTGCTTTGGTGAAGTTGACCAGTGTTTTAAATTTCAATGTTTGATTGACACGCTACAACTGTAGCATTAAATAACTTGATGTTGAACTCTGTAATGGATCATACCCTGGTCACAGTCAGCTGTTGTGTTGGACCTTGTCCACTAACAGTGCTTTGTTATGTTCTCTGGACCCTCGTTTATCTTGGCATTCCATTAGAGATGGCTAAATTTTTCTGCTCTAGGCCTATGGCTAATAATGCTTTTACAGTTTGAAGGTAAATTCACTGATGAGTTTGCCCACAGTAATAGCAACGAACATGAAGGTGGAGTTGAGGCTCCTGGTGTCACTAGTAGTAAGAAGTTGAAGCATGCAGTTGCCAGTGAGAAAGTCCAAGGTCCCATCCCCAGAACAAATAGCTCAGATTCACCGAGATTTAATTCAGAGGACATCCAACGTGAGAACAGGATAGTATCCCAGAATATAAACAGTGCCGGTGACTGCATAGGAGACAGCAAAAATGGTTCCAATGCCTTTCCTTCAAGAGAAGAAAATACAGTCGCTGAAACCAGATGTCCAACAGATAACTGGAACTTCTGTCAGTTTGCACTGAGCAATGGTTCTTCCATTCTCAATAACCACAGTGCTCCGCAGGATAGCCTCACTTATGGAGATAATGATCTAAACTACATCGATTGGCCTGGCATTGATAATTTTGAGGATGTCGACACATTATTCAGGTATTCAGAACTTCTAGCTTACTCGTTAAGATCTTAATTTGTATAAACAGGTGATAACTCTATTTATTTTTtccctctctcttttttttttaaaaaaaaaggtcgTCTGATTCCACATATGATCAGCAGCAGCTGGAGAATGCAGATGGGTTGTCTTGGATTCCTTCTTCAGATGCTGTTTACTCTTCTGATGTTGCTATGCAGCAAGGGTTTGACTCGTCTTATTCAGATTATGGTATTCTGGATGATCTCTCAGCATTCCAATGCGCAGAAGATAAATCACTACTCTCAGTTGATCCTTCATCAGCTTTATGTGATAATCAATTCAATGATACCTACCTGTTCAATGAGCAAAAGAATGTGAATGGATATGGCGAACAGGCAAGTCAACTGTTCCATTTTCCTTCTGTATTAGTTGACTCAGTATTTATCTTCTACCTTCTTTAATTCTTGTATCTCTTTTGTCCACAATAGATATACCAAGGGGATGTGATGGAGTTGTTGCCCACTGACCAGATATGCAGTGGACATGAAAACATTGATATGGTAATTTCCTAGGGCTATTTAATCATTGAAACAACACTGAATCATTGTAATCGATGCCTCAGGGGCTTTTTATTAGTTTGGGTTTAGTTTATGGTCTAAGCCCCTTAAATGGACATATAGTTGATTTAATGTTCTATTACAACTGACTGTGATGTGAAAACAGAAATGAAAAGGTAGTTAAGTACAATCACGCTACTTGCTTTGCTATTGctgttactccctccgttccaaattctaAGTCATTTTAGCTTTTCTGGATGcagctatgcacctagatatatgccatgtctagatatatagtaaaaactatTATCTGGAAAATCtgaaacgacttataatttggaatggagtgagTATATTTCTATATTTTTGTGCTCCAAGGCCTTTGCTTGTGTAGTTTTGTATTGGGTTTATCACTGGAATGCTTGTTTTTGAGGATGGTTAGTGCATAAGAGGTAGTGCCATAAGGATGGTAGATCATTATGCACATGTTCTTCATTGATTTAATGTCATGGTCCCAGTTGCAGGATGGAAACCAGTATTCATCTGAAAATGCAATTCAAGGTATTGAAGACAAGAAATTCTCTATAGTGTCAACTTCTCAGCTGAGCTCCTCTCAGAATTTACTGAATCAAAGGCACCACTTAGATTCCAGTTCACCAAGCAACATTACTTCTGAGTCCTATCCAGAAAAGTTCGGTCCACCTAGTGGTTCTTTTGCACAAAGGAATTCAAAAGGTAATGTTACAAGCGAAACGTCAGATGGGGTATTTTCTAGTTGTTCTGAACATGTTTGTTTATCTTGTACTCTTCTGGTGTGATTAGCTGATGTGACATTTAACTCTACAAATGCAGCGCAGAAGAAAACTGTGAACATGCAACCAAGACAGCCAACAAATGATAATGTCAT harbors:
- the LOC136529963 gene encoding protein LNK1-like isoform X2, whose amino-acid sequence is MPDWRVREFEGKFTDEFAHSNSNEHEGGVEAPGVTSSKKLKHAVASEKVQGPIPRTNSSDSPRFNSEDIQRENRIVSQNINSAGDCIGDSKNGSNAFPSREENTVAETRCPTDNWNFCQFALSNGSSILNNHSAPQDSLTYGDNDLNYIDWPGIDNFEDVDTLFRSSDSTYDQQQLENADGLSWIPSSDAVYSSDVAMQQGFDSSYSDYGILDDLSAFQCAEDKSLLSVDPSSALCDNQFNDTYLFNEQKNVNGYGEQIYQGDVMELLPTDQICSGHENIDMDGNQYSSENAIQGIEDKKFSIVSTSQLSSSQNLLNQRHHLDSSSPSNITSESYPEKFGPPSGSFAQRNSKAQKKTVNMQPRQPTNDNVMNRHPQTLTRRAYPCENYETERRGLGKRTLGDPQVTMGTSMVVDGSFVSSISSDNSVEESSFRQLQDAVSQLDVQTKLCIRDGLYRLARSVQHRQVFPNMMNSNGDSQDVKDLQNAETSRKFVDPRSIETQTNPIDRSIALLLFHQSSDHAAVAVDDASSLKSPAGNKQHQGLAANQALMPTSSVYSLGGQGIPKDVQSLDKY
- the LOC136529963 gene encoding protein LNK1-like isoform X3 — translated: MPDWRVREFEGKFTDEFAHSNSNEHEGGVEAPGVTSSKKLKHAVASEKVQGPIPRTNSSDSPRFNSEDIQRENRIVSQNINSAGDCIGDSKNGSNAFPSREENTVAETRCPTDNWNFCQFALSNGSSILNNHSAPQDSLTYGDNDLNYIDWPGIDNFEDVDTLFRSSDSTYDQQQLENADGLSWIPSSDAVYSSDVAMQQGFDSSYSDYGILDDLSAFQCAEDKSLLSVDPSSALCDNQFNDTYLFNEQKNVNGYGEQIYQGDVMELLPTDQICSGHENIDMLQDGNQYSSENAIQGIEDKKFSIVSTSQLSSSQNLLNQRHHLDSSSPSNITSESYPEKFGPPSGSFAQRNSKAQKKTVNMQPRQPTNDNVMNRHPQTLTRRAYPCENYETERRGLGKRTLGDPQVTMGTSMVVDGSFVSSISSDNSVEESSFRQLQDAVSQVRRSSEHRDADKPDRSVYSSATFPPVIGPCGCGC
- the LOC136529963 gene encoding protein LNK1-like isoform X1 — its product is MPDWRVREFEGKFTDEFAHSNSNEHEGGVEAPGVTSSKKLKHAVASEKVQGPIPRTNSSDSPRFNSEDIQRENRIVSQNINSAGDCIGDSKNGSNAFPSREENTVAETRCPTDNWNFCQFALSNGSSILNNHSAPQDSLTYGDNDLNYIDWPGIDNFEDVDTLFRSSDSTYDQQQLENADGLSWIPSSDAVYSSDVAMQQGFDSSYSDYGILDDLSAFQCAEDKSLLSVDPSSALCDNQFNDTYLFNEQKNVNGYGEQIYQGDVMELLPTDQICSGHENIDMLQDGNQYSSENAIQGIEDKKFSIVSTSQLSSSQNLLNQRHHLDSSSPSNITSESYPEKFGPPSGSFAQRNSKAQKKTVNMQPRQPTNDNVMNRHPQTLTRRAYPCENYETERRGLGKRTLGDPQVTMGTSMVVDGSFVSSISSDNSVEESSFRQLQDAVSQLDVQTKLCIRDGLYRLARSVQHRQVFPNMMNSNGDSQDVKDLQNAETSRKFVDPRSIETQTNPIDRSIALLLFHQSSDHAAVAVDDASSLKSPAGNKQHQGLAANQALMPTSSVYSLGGQGIPKDVQSLDKY